In one Megasphaera vaginalis (ex Bordigoni et al. 2020) genomic region, the following are encoded:
- the addA gene encoding helicase-exonuclease AddAB subunit AddA, whose translation MAWTEEQQDAIFSRKETLLLSAAAGSGKTAVLVERIIQRLLCADDPLDITELLVVTFTKASADEMRERVAAALTAVLSAGPNEQAERQLALLPSAQISTIDSFCRNVLRRYFYLLDLDPQAKVAGEEDLAVLRRNVLEALFLQYYETEDAAKRERFRNVADMFGSDRGDEEFMDLINRLYVFSRSMPWPDYWLDCSCAAYDLPPAIALDAVPWIEPVKKQIHSALQEAVAVYAALLRELSGRAAFAKVSAALTEEQSLFRAADEQVSWAGLQQAFTDMRFVRLQLRGLDEAEKELWEQVKGERSAVKEVLIKDIGNVYFSVDSKQWLDGLRQMAPALRSLITIVKDFAAAYEIRKKEKGWLDFSDLEHFCLRILLDPVSTPLHVVPSLAALELRKLFKEVMIDEYQDTNGVQELITSLVSSGDNRFMVGDIKQSIYRFRLADPTLFLHKYKTFTTDKTADRRERRIDLSKNFRSAAAVIDSVNEVFSYAMTEAAAGMIYSTAERLYCGRNDGEEGRVEVHLFDKGAAGSDDREEKEALSAFEEECGIVARRLRELREEGLTVATKDGGREPLSYRHMVILLRSTADKAESMAEALQREGIPAYTEQKGGYFAAVEVEMMLSLLRCIDNPEQDLPLAAVLRSPLVGLNEESLAELRLVGSGTLWRNLPSYAAALPAGLKRDSVQHFFHLFTCWRTFARRSSVSELLQKIYDDTGYLSYVGAMEGGSLRQGNLKALRERARVYEDNGYRGLYRYLRFIDMLRSNDHDLAPANGLGEGEDVVRIMTIHKSKGLEFPVVVVADMGKSFNRQDFKSPLLFHNELGIGIKVYHEKWRAYTPSLAWNSIKQRRIWEDNAEEERLLYVAMTRAKERLILVGKAADLEKKWRQWQQRPDPLRAKTYLDWICPVFAAAIPYHGEAATRPWIVRRLWHVYFHQQRGGAVPVRPPEPDPRLALVRDGRRTGTEVPSWLEKRLVWQYAYPQAVVTPAKVSVSELKRQSVQTKAAAAVMAEEALSLFPEKGTVSPFREPPAWLAADMRTTKSGTYRGTVFHKVMQYLPLRQLSGKAELEEALAALRNKGILSAEEAGLVDGQAILDFCASPLGRRLAASPQVYREYPFSVLLSAAPYLPALEKGETIMVQGVLDCLFREGNGWVLLDYKTDHLDTAAAFKARYRVQLDLYKRAVEQIRHESVSNVYIYSFYLQQIIPFTV comes from the coding sequence ATGGCTTGGACTGAAGAACAGCAAGACGCGATTTTCAGCCGCAAGGAGACGTTGCTTTTATCGGCAGCCGCAGGATCCGGCAAAACGGCGGTACTTGTAGAACGAATTATCCAGCGCCTTCTGTGTGCCGACGATCCCCTGGATATTACCGAGCTTTTGGTTGTAACGTTTACCAAGGCTTCCGCTGATGAAATGCGGGAGCGTGTTGCGGCAGCGCTGACGGCGGTCTTGAGCGCCGGGCCGAATGAGCAGGCGGAACGGCAGCTTGCTTTATTGCCGTCAGCACAAATATCAACAATCGACTCTTTTTGCCGGAACGTGCTGCGTCGCTATTTTTATCTCCTTGACCTAGATCCGCAAGCCAAGGTCGCCGGTGAAGAAGATTTAGCCGTTTTGAGGCGCAACGTACTGGAAGCGCTGTTTTTACAGTATTATGAAACGGAAGACGCGGCAAAGCGCGAGCGTTTTCGTAACGTAGCCGATATGTTCGGTAGCGATAGAGGCGATGAGGAGTTTATGGATTTGATCAATCGGCTCTATGTGTTTTCGCGAAGTATGCCTTGGCCGGATTATTGGCTTGATTGTTCCTGTGCAGCGTACGACCTGCCGCCAGCGATTGCTCTTGATGCTGTTCCGTGGATCGAGCCGGTAAAAAAACAGATTCACAGCGCATTGCAGGAAGCCGTTGCCGTTTATGCCGCCTTGCTGCGTGAACTGTCGGGACGTGCCGCCTTTGCCAAGGTCAGCGCGGCGCTAACGGAGGAACAATCCCTGTTTCGTGCGGCAGATGAGCAAGTATCCTGGGCAGGGCTGCAGCAAGCCTTTACCGATATGCGTTTTGTCAGATTACAGCTGCGAGGGTTGGACGAAGCGGAGAAGGAGCTTTGGGAGCAGGTCAAGGGTGAACGCAGTGCCGTTAAAGAAGTGCTTATAAAAGATATCGGCAATGTCTATTTTTCCGTAGACAGTAAGCAATGGCTGGACGGGTTGCGGCAGATGGCGCCGGCGCTACGATCTTTGATAACGATTGTCAAAGATTTTGCCGCCGCTTACGAAATCCGGAAGAAAGAAAAAGGCTGGCTCGATTTCAGTGATCTGGAACACTTTTGTTTGCGCATTCTTTTGGATCCCGTCTCGACGCCTCTCCATGTCGTTCCTTCCCTGGCAGCGCTGGAATTGCGGAAGCTATTTAAAGAAGTGATGATCGACGAGTACCAGGATACGAACGGCGTACAGGAGTTGATTACCAGTCTTGTATCCAGTGGGGACAATCGTTTTATGGTCGGTGATATCAAGCAAAGTATTTATCGTTTTCGCCTGGCGGATCCGACGTTGTTTTTGCATAAATATAAAACATTTACAACCGATAAAACGGCGGACAGACGGGAGCGTCGGATTGATTTGTCAAAGAACTTCCGCAGTGCCGCTGCCGTTATTGACAGTGTTAATGAGGTGTTTTCTTACGCGATGACGGAAGCCGCCGCAGGTATGATTTACAGTACGGCGGAGCGGCTCTACTGCGGGCGGAATGACGGCGAAGAAGGGCGTGTGGAAGTACATCTGTTTGATAAAGGAGCGGCCGGTTCCGATGATCGTGAAGAAAAAGAGGCGTTGTCGGCCTTTGAAGAAGAATGCGGCATCGTTGCACGGCGGCTTCGCGAATTGCGGGAAGAAGGGCTGACCGTTGCGACTAAAGACGGCGGCAGAGAGCCGCTCTCTTATCGTCATATGGTTATCCTTTTGCGCTCAACGGCGGATAAGGCCGAGTCTATGGCGGAAGCTTTACAGCGAGAAGGGATTCCGGCGTACACGGAGCAAAAAGGCGGATATTTCGCTGCCGTAGAAGTGGAAATGATGTTATCCCTGCTGCGGTGTATTGATAATCCGGAGCAGGATCTGCCGCTGGCGGCGGTTCTGCGTTCACCGTTAGTCGGCCTGAATGAAGAAAGTCTGGCGGAACTGCGCCTCGTCGGCAGCGGTACGCTGTGGCGGAATCTGCCGTCTTATGCGGCGGCGCTGCCGGCCGGTCTGAAGCGGGACAGCGTGCAGCACTTTTTCCATCTTTTCACCTGTTGGCGGACGTTTGCCAGGCGCAGCAGTGTTTCCGAGCTGTTGCAGAAAATTTACGATGATACCGGTTATTTATCCTATGTTGGCGCTATGGAAGGCGGATCTTTGCGTCAAGGGAACTTGAAGGCGCTGCGGGAACGGGCGCGGGTGTATGAAGATAACGGGTATCGCGGCCTTTACCGCTATTTGCGCTTTATTGATATGCTGCGCAGCAATGATCATGATTTGGCGCCGGCTAACGGGCTCGGCGAGGGAGAAGACGTTGTTCGCATCATGACGATCCATAAGAGCAAGGGCCTGGAATTTCCCGTCGTTGTTGTCGCAGATATGGGTAAATCATTTAACCGCCAGGATTTTAAATCTCCCTTGCTTTTTCATAATGAATTGGGCATCGGTATTAAAGTTTATCATGAAAAGTGGCGGGCTTATACGCCTTCGCTGGCGTGGAACAGCATCAAGCAACGCCGGATTTGGGAAGATAATGCCGAAGAGGAACGACTGTTGTATGTCGCCATGACGCGAGCGAAGGAACGGCTGATCCTTGTCGGTAAGGCCGCTGATTTGGAGAAAAAATGGCGACAATGGCAGCAGCGGCCAGATCCCTTGCGGGCTAAAACGTATCTCGACTGGATTTGTCCTGTCTTCGCCGCGGCGATTCCGTATCACGGCGAAGCGGCAACACGGCCTTGGATCGTGCGGCGGCTCTGGCATGTTTATTTTCATCAACAAAGGGGCGGTGCCGTACCGGTGCGGCCGCCGGAACCGGATCCCCGCCTAGCTCTTGTCCGCGATGGACGGCGTACGGGGACCGAGGTGCCTTCTTGGCTGGAAAAGAGGCTGGTCTGGCAATATGCATATCCGCAGGCCGTTGTGACGCCGGCCAAGGTTTCGGTATCGGAGCTCAAGCGTCAATCGGTACAGACAAAGGCCGCGGCTGCGGTTATGGCGGAAGAGGCCTTGTCCCTGTTTCCGGAAAAAGGGACAGTCAGTCCTTTCCGGGAACCTCCTGCATGGCTGGCTGCAGATATGCGGACGACGAAAAGCGGGACGTATAGAGGAACCGTTTTTCATAAGGTGATGCAATATTTGCCGTTGCGGCAGCTTTCCGGTAAGGCGGAACTGGAGGAAGCGCTGGCGGCATTACGCAATAAGGGCATTCTTTCCGCCGAGGAAGCGGGGCTGGTTGACGGCCAGGCGATTCTCGACTTTTGCGCATCGCCGCTGGGGCGCCGGTTGGCGGCGTCTCCACAGGTGTACCGGGAATATCCGTTCAGCGTTTTGCTCTCGGCGGCTCCTTATTTGCCGGCGCTGGAAAAGGGAGAGACCATAATGGTACAAGGCGTCTTGGATTGTCTCTTCCGAGAAGGGAACGGTTGGGTATTGCTTGACTACAAGACGGATCATCTTGACACCGCCGCGGCTTTCAAAGCGCGGTATCGCGTGCAGCTCGACTTATATAAGCGGGCGGTAGAGCAGATTCGTCATGAATCGGTCAGCAATGTATATATTTATAGTTTTTATTTACAGCAGATCATTCCGTTTACTGTATGA
- the sdaAB gene encoding L-serine ammonia-lyase, iron-sulfur-dependent subunit beta: MGVFDIVGPVMIGPSSSHTAGAARIGGMARNIMNEEIKEAVITLYGSFAKTYKGHGTDKALIAGLLGFSADDVHLRTSFAIADERGLKVTWNRSDADVSHPNTVRIAMTGVSGRKMEVLGVSLGGGKMEIREINGAAVALGGEEHTLITMHNDRPGIIAQVTTILAIGQINVSNMRVFRSAKHANAVMIVCTDSPVPAEMVAVISNITAIESVITLLPL; this comes from the coding sequence ATGGGTGTCTTTGACATCGTCGGGCCCGTAATGATCGGTCCTTCCAGCTCACATACAGCCGGAGCGGCACGTATCGGCGGCATGGCCCGCAACATTATGAATGAAGAAATCAAAGAGGCTGTGATTACGTTGTACGGCTCCTTCGCCAAAACGTATAAGGGGCACGGCACGGACAAAGCATTGATTGCCGGTTTGCTCGGCTTTTCTGCCGATGACGTTCATCTGCGCACGTCTTTTGCGATTGCCGACGAGCGCGGACTGAAGGTTACGTGGAATCGTTCGGATGCCGACGTGTCTCATCCGAACACGGTGCGTATCGCCATGACCGGTGTTTCGGGGCGGAAAATGGAAGTGCTCGGCGTTTCTCTCGGCGGCGGCAAGATGGAAATACGGGAAATCAACGGCGCCGCCGTCGCTCTCGGCGGCGAAGAGCATACGCTGATTACGATGCATAACGACCGGCCCGGCATTATTGCGCAGGTCACGACGATTCTGGCCATCGGACAGATCAATGTTTCCAACATGCGCGTCTTCAGAAGCGCGAAGCATGCCAACGCCGTCATGATCGTCTGCACGGACAGTCCGGTGCCGGCGGAGATGGTTGCCGTGATCAGTAATATTACGGCTATTGAAAGTGTCATTACCTTATTACCCTTATAG
- the sdaAA gene encoding L-serine ammonia-lyase, iron-sulfur-dependent, subunit alpha, which produces MFTYEYTTLRELQEHADQSGLTLSEVVVRHEMETAEASETDVRALMASRLDVFRESVAAGLNDTGRSVSGLVGGDAAKLQAQQALLLGPLAHKAAVYALAVSEANAKMFKVVACPTAGSCGIVPAVLMAAAEELEATEEQRVNALFTAAGIGAVVSRNATVAGAVGGCQAECGTAAGMAAAAVAELAGGSNEAVMHAFALCLKNVLGLACDPVAGLVEVPCVKRNAVFAVMAVAAAEMALAGVRSVIPPDEVIEAMAEIGRLMPVALKETSDGGLAKTKTGKEITKRLEKEMNKN; this is translated from the coding sequence ATGTTTACATATGAATATACGACACTCCGTGAGCTGCAGGAACATGCCGATCAAAGCGGCCTGACCCTTTCGGAAGTTGTTGTGCGCCATGAGATGGAAACGGCTGAAGCGTCAGAAACGGATGTTCGGGCCTTGATGGCTTCACGGCTGGATGTTTTCAGAGAATCGGTTGCTGCCGGACTGAACGATACGGGCAGATCCGTCAGCGGACTTGTCGGCGGCGACGCCGCAAAATTGCAGGCACAACAAGCGCTGTTGCTGGGACCGCTGGCGCATAAGGCGGCAGTTTACGCCTTGGCCGTCAGTGAGGCGAATGCAAAGATGTTCAAAGTGGTTGCGTGTCCGACAGCCGGTTCCTGCGGTATCGTTCCGGCCGTATTGATGGCTGCTGCCGAAGAACTGGAAGCAACGGAAGAACAGCGTGTCAATGCTCTCTTTACGGCGGCCGGGATCGGTGCTGTCGTTTCCCGTAATGCGACCGTTGCCGGTGCCGTCGGTGGTTGCCAGGCCGAATGCGGCACGGCAGCCGGTATGGCTGCCGCTGCCGTGGCGGAGTTGGCGGGCGGTTCCAATGAGGCGGTCATGCATGCATTCGCTCTTTGCTTGAAAAATGTCCTTGGACTGGCCTGTGATCCCGTTGCCGGCCTGGTGGAAGTTCCCTGTGTCAAGCGGAATGCGGTTTTTGCCGTCATGGCCGTCGCGGCTGCTGAAATGGCTTTAGCCGGTGTCCGCAGCGTCATTCCGCCTGACGAAGTAATCGAGGCCATGGCGGAAATCGGCAGGTTAATGCCCGTTGCTTTGAAAGAAACTTCAGATGGCGGCTTGGCTAAGACGAAGACGGGAAAAGAAATCACCAAACGGTTGGAAAAAGAAATGAATAAGAATTAA
- a CDS encoding sodium:solute symporter family protein has product MENAWIEMVIIGAYIGVLFLISWYVKQRAAGSTENYVLAGRRLTTPLITVSIVGLAVGGASTIGVAEQAYKVGLSAGWYTAAWGIGAIVTGLTVAKKYRNMHMTTIPEIMERYYDRKSMIAGIVCQILVQLVVMSLQYVAGGAILAALMPQIFTPVTGMLTSAVVFIGITLIGGMWSASQSNLLNVTLQYMGITVAAFLILSLAGGIETVQLNLPSATAFDFVGGVGVMTIVTWIVVLVTVNLSLQAIIQISLGAKDVRTARRGFVIGGLVMLPVGFVSAFLGVVAAELYPHISAMTALPKLIMELNPWIAGVTLASLWAADVSTACNLLLSAATLYSHDIHKRFINPSMTDGQYMRVTRASVLLLGLLTLGFALTISGIISTLMAGLSLMASFSVIVLMTMYAPKYCSRHAAFYTIVTSVVVLAAWMAFPAVRILPHVIYAEWLACGSVFIGISACSQRAIKGDAPELDVEAVEMTPAQH; this is encoded by the coding sequence ATGGAGAATGCATGGATTGAAATGGTAATTATCGGCGCTTATATTGGCGTGTTGTTTCTCATCAGCTGGTACGTCAAACAACGAGCGGCCGGTTCAACGGAAAATTATGTGTTGGCAGGACGTCGTTTGACGACGCCGCTGATCACGGTTTCCATCGTCGGCCTTGCTGTCGGCGGCGCTTCGACGATCGGCGTTGCCGAACAGGCTTATAAAGTAGGCCTTTCCGCCGGCTGGTATACGGCGGCATGGGGGATCGGCGCGATCGTTACGGGGCTTACGGTAGCGAAAAAATATCGCAATATGCACATGACGACGATTCCTGAGATAATGGAACGTTACTATGATCGGAAAAGCATGATTGCCGGTATTGTCTGCCAGATCTTGGTGCAGCTGGTCGTCATGAGTCTCCAGTATGTAGCGGGCGGCGCCATTTTAGCGGCCTTAATGCCGCAAATCTTTACGCCTGTAACGGGCATGTTGACAAGCGCCGTCGTTTTTATCGGGATCACCTTGATCGGCGGTATGTGGTCCGCCAGTCAATCGAATTTGCTTAATGTCACGCTTCAGTATATGGGGATTACGGTTGCCGCGTTCCTGATCCTTTCGCTCGCCGGTGGGATTGAAACGGTGCAGCTGAATCTGCCGTCGGCAACGGCGTTCGATTTTGTCGGCGGCGTAGGCGTCATGACAATCGTTACGTGGATCGTTGTCCTGGTTACTGTCAATCTTTCCTTGCAGGCGATCATTCAGATTTCGCTTGGCGCCAAAGATGTGCGGACGGCACGCAGAGGGTTCGTTATCGGCGGCCTGGTAATGCTCCCTGTCGGTTTTGTCAGCGCCTTTCTCGGCGTTGTTGCCGCCGAACTGTATCCGCATATTTCAGCGATGACGGCATTGCCGAAGCTGATCATGGAACTGAATCCGTGGATTGCCGGCGTTACCTTGGCGTCCCTTTGGGCCGCCGATGTCAGCACGGCGTGCAACCTGCTGCTTTCTGCCGCTACCTTGTATTCTCATGATATTCATAAACGGTTTATCAATCCTTCCATGACGGATGGGCAGTATATGCGCGTGACACGGGCTTCCGTTCTGCTCCTCGGGCTCTTGACGCTAGGCTTTGCGCTGACGATCAGCGGCATTATTTCGACCTTGATGGCAGGACTCAGCCTGATGGCGTCTTTCAGCGTAATTGTGCTGATGACGATGTACGCGCCGAAATATTGTTCGCGGCACGCGGCTTTTTATACGATTGTCACCTCCGTTGTCGTTCTGGCAGCCTGGATGGCATTTCCTGCCGTACGGATTCTGCCGCATGTCATTTATGCAGAATGGCTTGCCTGCGGCAGCGTCTTTATCGGTATCAGTGCATGCAGCCAGCGAGCCATCAAAGGAGATGCGCCGGAGCTGGACGTTGAGGCTGTGGAAATGACGCCGGCACAACATTAA
- a CDS encoding radical SAM protein: protein MSWEIEKTLQNVLASESGYYRYPFGSRHTMAICYPNTYHVAMSNLGMQIIYRQVNERSDWQCERAFLPDAELEKLYSKVHTPLLTLENQRPLCDFEIVGFSVSFEMDYFHVPEILERGRITVLAKERGDAEPLVVMGGPVAFFNPEPLTPFVDVCIVGEGEGAIHSLLTAYQDGRAAGLSRQELLLSIARIPGMYVPSLYEHVYDGAGNLTEIKRRRNAPSKVERQWQELTEPGETVVTTPHTEFGSMYLVEIARGCGRHCRFCMAGYCYRKPRVRSLQYVKEAVLRGKKRGKKIGLMGAAISDYPDIDELVRFIRSEGLAFSCASLRADSITPTLVRGLAESGQKTITLAPEAGSVRMRQVINKGITEEHLMTSIDLATAAGIRHVRLYIMIGLPLEADEDILGIVEMTRHVQLHMASIGNRGKITLSINPFIPKPCTPFQWMVMTDKKVVERRLTYIKQAFKKDRQIEILDEPLRQCYIQGVLSRGDRRVGELLVLAHRYGGVKGWKRAAKELHFDADAFVCKARRPGEILPWSVLDMGLADNYLEQELTRSAQGVYTRPCFAGCRRCHVCGAAHEH, encoded by the coding sequence ATGAGCTGGGAAATAGAAAAGACACTGCAAAACGTATTGGCAAGCGAAAGCGGTTATTATCGCTATCCCTTCGGCTCGCGCCATACGATGGCGATCTGCTACCCGAACACGTATCACGTGGCGATGAGCAATTTAGGCATGCAGATCATTTATCGCCAAGTTAATGAACGCAGTGACTGGCAGTGTGAACGGGCCTTTCTTCCGGATGCCGAGCTGGAAAAGCTGTACAGCAAAGTGCATACGCCGCTGTTGACGTTGGAAAATCAGCGGCCCCTTTGCGACTTTGAAATCGTCGGCTTTTCCGTCAGTTTCGAAATGGATTATTTTCATGTGCCGGAAATTTTGGAACGCGGCAGGATAACGGTGTTGGCCAAAGAACGCGGAGACGCGGAGCCTCTCGTCGTTATGGGCGGACCTGTCGCTTTTTTTAATCCCGAACCGCTGACCCCCTTTGTCGATGTTTGCATCGTCGGGGAAGGAGAAGGGGCGATTCATTCGTTGCTTACGGCCTATCAAGACGGCCGTGCAGCGGGGCTCAGTCGGCAGGAACTGTTGTTGTCCATTGCCCGGATACCGGGAATGTATGTGCCGTCTTTATATGAACACGTGTATGACGGCGCTGGAAACTTGACAGAAATTAAACGGCGCAGAAACGCGCCGTCCAAAGTGGAAAGGCAATGGCAGGAGCTGACGGAACCGGGGGAAACGGTGGTGACGACACCGCATACGGAATTCGGGTCCATGTATCTCGTCGAGATAGCCCGCGGCTGCGGCAGGCATTGCCGGTTCTGTATGGCAGGGTATTGTTATCGGAAACCGCGCGTGCGGTCGTTGCAGTATGTTAAGGAAGCCGTCCTGCGGGGTAAGAAAAGGGGGAAGAAGATCGGACTTATGGGAGCCGCCATTTCCGATTATCCCGACATCGATGAACTGGTGCGGTTTATCCGCAGTGAAGGCTTGGCATTTTCCTGTGCGTCCCTGCGCGCTGATTCGATTACGCCGACGCTTGTCAGGGGACTGGCCGAAAGCGGTCAAAAGACGATTACACTGGCACCGGAAGCGGGCAGCGTTCGCATGCGGCAAGTTATCAACAAGGGAATAACGGAAGAACACCTCATGACGTCCATCGATTTGGCGACTGCCGCCGGTATTCGTCACGTCCGGTTGTATATCATGATCGGACTGCCGCTGGAAGCGGATGAAGATATTCTGGGAATCGTCGAAATGACACGGCACGTGCAGCTGCATATGGCGTCTATCGGCAACCGCGGCAAGATTACGCTGAGCATTAATCCTTTCATACCGAAGCCCTGTACGCCTTTCCAATGGATGGTCATGACTGATAAAAAAGTTGTGGAAAGACGACTGACGTATATCAAACAGGCATTTAAAAAGGACAGGCAGATTGAGATTCTTGATGAACCGTTGCGGCAGTGCTATATTCAAGGCGTCTTGTCGCGCGGTGATCGTCGTGTCGGCGAGCTCCTGGTATTGGCGCATCGGTACGGCGGCGTTAAGGGCTGGAAGCGGGCGGCGAAAGAGCTTCATTTCGATGCGGACGCCTTTGTCTGTAAAGCGCGGCGTCCCGGCGAGATTCTGCCGTGGTCCGTTCTCGATATGGGACTTGCCGACAACTATTTGGAACAGGAACTGACCCGCTCGGCGCAAGGCGTTTATACGCGGCCCTGCTTTGCCGGCTGCCGGCGGTGTCATGTTTGCGGAGCGGCGCATGAGCATTGA
- the pgeF gene encoding peptidoglycan editing factor PgeF, with product MSIEWIERDGLAWERSGLLAAAGLCHGVMSRKGGVSKAPYDSLNLSFDVGDSPLAVLENRRRFCRCIGCDLRRLTTVRQAHGDHVVSVGRSEIGNGAGGYAAGLVHADALITALRDVPLLVTAADCLPVILYDPIRRVTAAIHIGWQGTVGKLALKTLLAMELAYGSSPQDMLAYIGPFAGAAHFAVSRTIAAAVAALGTAYGQTVVKEGGQYFLDLQRANYLLLLEGGVQAACIEVSASSTYEAAERFYSYRRDCGRTGRFGIFSVLKSAKQDFF from the coding sequence ATGAGCATTGAATGGATTGAAAGAGACGGACTTGCTTGGGAACGGAGCGGACTGCTTGCTGCAGCCGGCCTTTGCCACGGTGTCATGAGCCGCAAAGGCGGCGTCAGCAAAGCTCCCTATGACAGCCTTAACCTCTCTTTTGACGTCGGCGACAGTCCGCTGGCTGTCTTGGAAAATCGCCGCCGCTTCTGTCGGTGTATCGGCTGCGATCTGAGACGGTTGACAACGGTACGGCAGGCGCATGGTGATCATGTCGTCTCTGTCGGCCGGTCTGAGATCGGCAACGGCGCCGGCGGCTATGCCGCCGGGTTGGTTCACGCCGATGCGCTGATCACCGCACTTCGGGACGTGCCGCTTTTAGTGACGGCTGCCGATTGCCTGCCCGTCATCCTGTATGATCCGATACGGCGCGTTACGGCTGCCATTCATATCGGCTGGCAGGGAACGGTCGGCAAGTTGGCGCTGAAGACGCTGTTGGCGATGGAACTTGCTTACGGATCGTCGCCGCAGGATATGTTGGCCTATATCGGGCCTTTTGCCGGCGCCGCACATTTCGCGGTGAGTCGCACGATTGCGGCTGCCGTCGCCGCGTTGGGAACGGCATACGGACAGACCGTCGTCAAAGAGGGTGGACAGTACTTTCTTGACTTGCAGCGAGCCAATTACTTGCTCCTGTTGGAGGGAGGCGTACAGGCGGCTTGCATAGAAGTTTCAGCGAGCAGTACCTATGAAGCGGCGGAACGGTTTTATTCGTATCGCCGTGACTGTGGCAGGACCGGCAGATTCGGAATCTTTTCCGTGTTAAAAAGCGCGAAACAGGACTTTTTTTGA